The segment ttgcacactgacaacctttggctcctttggcgctagtatatatggactataagcgttatgctagcgccagtagctagctgttgtgagtttagtgtagaattttatgggccttcagcgacatcaccACTATagttcccaactaatttgacataagttttatccaagtgggaacctttcgcttggatgtctgttctctgtggtttaagtacgttatttttagtgatcaaaattaacggtattttcgatacaagggcaatatttttcgaaacctttcgaaccaacacgatcccgcgaacacaacgcatattcgcagtgactcaggtaacacagtagtggcgcactgggatacaaattcaaattttgcattactttttcttttttttttattttcgccctcgattctacttacGGGCGGGAGTGAgtcctcgcgagtaatcggtatcagcagctcgggctgcaacgacgaacgagagcgacgattgaagctgttagctaaacacgcactcgcaaaaactcgttgcagtgcatgaataaataacagcgagagtccgaaaggggtGCTTATGCCGGCGGCGTATTCgctagaatgagtacgcgtgtgtgagaaaattggaTCACAGGAGtttgggcttcgcaacactgatgccgccaagaattgatcgcaaaattttacgctcaaaaacaccaaCAGCTCGTCGGTCGCCTCTTCCAACGTCCAGCCACTGTTCGTGGTCGTAGAGCACTACGTGGAGAGTTagcatcttatagagcgcgagtttcgtGTGCAGTTACAGGCTACGGGATTTCAGATGGCTACATAACCCGTAGAAGACACTATTAGCAgttaagaggcgaaccagccgcaggctgaaaacctctaatatagaattaaaaaaaaaactattagcAGTCGCTATCTGCACGTCTggtcttcgaatagcaccttttaatgcaatgttgaatagcaaatttGATAGCCCTTGCTTCACAACTTCTAACATTCCAAAcaagtccgatgtctcactAATGCCGTCCTTTGATAGCCGCTTCGCCATTTTCCAGCTCTCTAGCTGCTTTTTTAAATTCGTCCAAAGCTGGTGGATCCACTGCTTGTTCATCATCCTCAATCATTTTCATATTACTGTTGACAGCTTCATCTTGTTCGCCATTCAACAGTACAtcaaaatgttgtttccaacgcctgggtacctccgatctttcggtaatcagattctgctccttgtcgttgcacataacaggattTGGCATGGTttggttcctgattccgttaatcgttttaaagaagcttctcgttgCTCGTTTTAAAGAAGCGCCTCCACAAAAACGCGATCCCAAAGCGGCCATTTCTGACggcggtgaagtctctttttggCACCTGTAGCATCTTGGtatctctctgctctggcgtgtcaaaTTTAAAGCTAATATgggacttctggctcgattcttctcatcagtcacccgctggcactctgcgtcaaaccacgcAAATCTCGCGCTGTAATACTGATCGCATCGTGGATGTGTTTCACTGCTCGTCCAGGTTCCCTTCAATTTGTTCACCGAACCGCTCATTAGGTTTCCGAGAGCACTCTACAGCAACTTTTTCCGCTGATAAACCCCGAATTTTCAGTCATATCATCCTCGTTTatctcgatttgaatacgttggacaaccgtgcCCGAAGAGGGGATTGTATGCATTTAATTAAGCGATTGGAAGTGGCCATGACTTGTAAGTGACCAttgttaaaaagcgccactatGAGAAATACATTCTCAATtaaacccaaatttgaaatgccgTTACGGCATATGAAGTATCGAATACTGagtgtttttttctattttacaacttttattattttaatatcgacttctacaatgattacgggtaCTGGTAggagttgcaatcgagatatacaaaccaaatggtttactgggattcTACAATGATTACTGTAGGGAAATAGTCCTGCAACGATAAAAATGAACATAAATTTATGTTCATTTTTATCGTTGCAGGACTATTTCCCTACAATTACGGGTACTGATAGGAGTAGTATGGTAGCAAATGGAAAAATTTAGTGAATTTTTATACTatattacatttaattcacaataTCAATATTTCTAGCGATCGATTTTTGGGGTTTGGTGACGAATCCGCTCTACTGCgtactagctctttggtctcgataGTTGGGAGGCAGGTGTGACTGTGTGTTtcaaagcttctgtcgactatcgCGAATGTCCAGGTCGTCTTGCGCTCAATTTTCTTTGTAGACCTATCTTGGGACACTGCATAAATGCCAGGAGGGTGAAAGATGAAATATGTCCCATGGGTCGAGCGAACAGTTGTAAACTACTGATGGTCCAAGATTTGTCTTCCTATTGATTCATTTGTGGttatttgtgttggaaaattgatggtGGGTGCACGGTTGAGGACAACCAGTGTTAAGCAGGACTGACGAGACCTTCACTTTTTCACTATACTACagacagtggacccccgttcgtttgaacgattcctcatgcaaactaacggcgttactttttaatttaaacaattggtaacccgaaatatgctgaaacctgtgtgaactggccgccctgctctttgttattgttttggtggtttgttttagttggcagttgcaagtacgaatattgcattttccgatcggatttctatcttaatcgttaggaaaacgacatGTGAAACCaaataaacacgctaggtcagtacaaataaatcgtgttgatgtgcattgtctgcataaacaaatgatgtcatgttgagaatgatgtttgaaccatttttaatttgcacgtcgtgcaaaccaacggggttcaaattaaaaagtgttcagattaaaaatggtcaaacgaacgggggtccacggtattacaACGCAAGTATCTCTCAActctcatcatcattatcatcatcctcataatcatcgtcatcatcgtcatcatcgtcatcatgatcatcatcatcattatatttaaaatatgacattccggcctttgacAAACAGATctcagagtcagttcgtggaaaccgcgcagggccggaacgcctccgtTTGCGGGCTTAGACGtgtcggctatgcttggggctctatctgtgttttagtgggcgacattgcctatCTCGTTAGGTAGAACtggtgtttgaggtctccctaaCCCTTTGTTAATGACAtaacaaaagggcccagcgcagagttttatacgctctTAAGCGACCAGCTGGATTACCCGAAAAAAGACTTATAGGGTAATCAACGTAATGTACCcaacaggaaaaaaaacaacgtattttggactGCATCAGCAGCTTTATATAATTTGGGCACTTACAAAAAAAGCTGCTGATGGGGtgcaaaataggttggttaccctactggtCAAGTTATTTTATACTTCATATGAGAGAgtaaatgaagatagaattaacaaaagggcgaatgtcgcaagcgtaaacaaaccgagtgagggttgattttcctatgctggtccagcaaaaaacaactctcacccgttttgtttacatttaatgtatttttgtgagaacgaacattggaaaaagtttttcctATATGCTCGTTCTTTACAAAAACACATCtttcgggtactttttcatttcgacgtatctgataatgagagattctcttcgtgtcccctctcttccgctttttacggcgatactaatgcattttagcacatcagctttgcatgagatgaatcggttgccgaagtcactagctagctaaatgttttgaaaattgtcTTTTCAATGCTTTTAGTtccgccgtaaaaagcggaagagaggagacacgaagagaatctctcattgtcagatacgtcgaaatgaaaaagtacccgagatttatttatattttgtctatttgtttattaataaactaaactttatttcatttgttttttaAAAATCTTTGATTTTGCTTACAAATATCCTGAGAATATTTCATtcattaaaattgatttttttttattttgtatttttcagTGAACAAAATAACTTATGAATCCTTGATGCAACTGAATGACGATGATCTAATAGAGATGAATATACGAGAGAAAGGTCCGCGAAAGTTGATCATTACTTTCATAGAAAAGAATAAAGTAGAAAGAAACGTAAATGAAAACGCCCCAGATAACTTACAACAAGAGGTataatgactgaagtttttgaagcgtcttagtagaatacgaaatctaaaattaaaaaagaacaaaagacttatccaatttaattctactatgtatattttattcacgacagatacgtatttcgcctacggctTGCAGGCtccctcagtgtctgttttcgaaaacagacgctgagaaagttttcttcttttttaattttagaagaGGTATAATGAGCaagtataaaaaaaataaaaatactattttttttatagacGATTCGTTCCATTCTTGCTAAGGAACCAAAATTCCAAAAAACACTTACTCGTCAGCTTGACTACGAGATCGTACCAGATACAAAAGGATTGCTGCATTTGAATCGAATTCTGACGAACCACTTCTTCGAAGCTCGCATTCTTCAAGAAAGAAGGTTTGCGTTTCCATAGGGGAATGGAAAGTGGTAAttgattttgatattttttgatttttttttaagatATCCATCCTGGCAAGAAAAGCAAAAGCTGGCTGAACAGATTATTGAAGCTTTTCCACACCTTGATCAAACACGAGTAAACGCACAGGCACCAAGAGAGGTATGAAAAGGAAATGTACAGAattttttacattatttctgTGAAAGAAACATTGTGATGAATTTTAGTTCAGTATGTTTATACCTCTTCTCTTTTCGTCTTTTAGTCtttctttttttggaaaaatggagGAAAGGGAAAAGGTCCGCATCTCGGAATAATTGAAACGCGATGTTCGAACATGAGGAAGGACGTATCTCCTGAAAATCGTTTATTCCAAAGGCCTAAGAAATCAAGCATAGTAATTCCTGAAGGAATTCACGAGAGAGCAGTACGTTTGGCTATTATGACCGGAAATACCCAGAATGCGAAAATAATCTCCGACGAAATGATGCATTGTTTTCCTCTTCATCAGTATTTgctgcaaaacaaaaatgaaaatgtgACACAAGAAATAATAACAACTTTCCCCCATCTCTTGGGATACAATGGAATGATGGTAAATATTGCAcatacagtaaagatttgtataacgcaatgggtggtgctgtacgcccatcgcgatatctcagctgtccattaaccaacaaagttgatttttgatagttgactaggttataccacatgccaacaatgtaccaaaaatcaactttattggttaattgacagctgagatatcgcgatgggcgtacagcaccacccactgCGTTATACAAAACTACACAGCgttatgcaaatttttactgtATATGTAACTCAAACACTCATTTAATTAAACACTTTTTTAGATACAACAAGCCTACGAACGATTACATATAAACTACAATAAAAATGCTGATTTGGAAAAGTTTCTCTCTATTGGATTACTAATGGATCAGGGCGGGTGGAACAACATTACTGATAGTAtgtaataatttaattttatttttttatttaaaatgtaaATGATATTACATGCACAAATATGTTGGCTGAACACATTGGTAAACTCAGATTCGACTAACATGCTCGGTTCTGTGCGAACATCACGAAACAAACTAAGAGCTCAAAAATGTTCAACTCGGTGCACGGCTCTAATTAGAGTCATTAATGACTTGGTCGACATTTCGGCACTAACACCTACCTTCTCGCGTGCGCTGACTGCTAGTGGGCACAACCTTCGGAAAATATCAGCATGCCTTTGGTAActttacagtggacccccgttcgtttgaacgattcctcatgcaaactaacggggttactttttaatttgaacaactggtaacccgaaatatgctgaaacctgtgtgaactggccgccctgctctttgttattgtttggtgGTTTGGTggtagttggcagttgcaagcgcgAATAttacattttccgatcggatttctatcttaatcgtttgGAAAACGAAAtgcgaaaccgattaaacacgctaggtcagtacaaacaaatcgtgtttatgtgcattgtatgCACAAACaagtgatgtcatgttgagaatgacatttgaaccatttttaatttgcacgtcgtgcaaaccagcggggttcaaattaaaaagcgttcagattaaaaaaggttaaacgaacgggggtccacggtattctcGTAAAGTTGACATTTCCACctttgattgttgttgtagaaccatcaagcgtacgtgaggggagttgccaaaagcaaataaatgttttcaaaaagtgtacctactagccgccattaggctcgcgaaaaggtggataacaTTTTTGAGTATGTTTCATTAGATTTCGTTGTTTGTCTATTTATTATTACTTTATACTAATTCTTATAAGTTACATGTGTTATCTTTTTTTAATGTTCACAGAGTGTCTCAGAGGAGCCTTACGAATTATGAAAAAATTAACAAACAGAGGTATCAAACGATTCGCCGAAGAGTCTACGTCCATGTCTTTGGAAGAAATTACAGCTGCTCCCTTAGTTAGATGGTTGAAGGtaaatttgattatcataatTGATTGTAGATGTAATTTAAAATTTCCAACTTACAGCCTGATCTGGAAACAACTCCAATACAGAGAGTAAAGATGGCCAACCTACAGAACACAGCCTTGCCGCATATCGCTTGTGTTGCCGAGAAGTTTCAGGAAGGAACCCTATTTTTAGTCGTCTACGGGCACATTATAGAGTGCGGCAGTTCCTCTATACAGGCGATCGATGCCTTCTTTAAAGCGTTTGATGTTCTAGGTGCCCCAGTGCCTGTTCTATTAAGAAAACTTTACGATTTTATTTCTGTACATTTATACAAAACGTTATGCTCATCTGGCAGCACAAAAGTTGCAGAGCTCTCTCTTATTTTCGAAGAATATGAAAAAGACTGAAGActtaaaattgttattaatcAAATAAGTGAATAAATCGCTAAAACTTAGCTTAATTGGCTAAATTCCAATTAAATGTTTCACTTCGTATACTTCTTCAAATTTTCAGGAGATGCCGAAAAATCCTTTTTTAATGCCTGCGGAAATAACCTAATTTTTGAGTAGTATTTACTCAAAATTCATCTTtatattttgagtagtttttacttataactgaGTATGGCACCAGATGCCTAAAATTGAGTATAGAGCTAAAACTCAAATTTGAGTTCCCACACCGAAGCATCGATTTGAGTAAAATGAACTCAAATTTGGGTACCTTTGGTTTTGTGTGTGAAATTTACTTTTACGAGTGTATGTACCTTACCTGCAAACTTCGAATTTCACATCTACTAACAAGAGAACCGGCTGTCAAAACTCAATGAGATACACGCAGGTGTAGTAATCCCCCGAAATCCGCACATGAagtgtcgaccaacatttggaaggggcggataagccaactgtcaaacagaacgagtgagagttattttttgctggagcagcataggaaaatgaactctcactcgttctgtttgacagttggcttatccgcccctttcaaatgttagtcgacaagtattccaccacgcacacatattgccccttttatgactatttagactactgtgataatcatttaatgcaacgtaccgcattttgcactgttaatctgacactagagtggcttttagtttgatctactaatgagtttgacttctttttccttcttccccttctttttcacttcattttctttgagcgaaatcgtgtgcgagattcgactgtgacaatcgtgtaaatcgggtagtctaaataggggcaaatgtcgcaatataaagattttttgaaattagCAAAATTAGCTGTGgcccgcttaggcgcgtccggcagaaatcgaacaaatccgatccgattctggcagaaatttcgcctcgGTTTTTCTGCCgaatttctgttcgatttctgccagaggtttcgaataaaaacgGGTTTTGTACCaattcagctttccctccttttttggagggtagcggcacgaagcgtgcaataaacaggttaacaattaaattatacttgctttgtcatgttccatattattctcttaccttttgcctGAAACTGTAAAACTGATGAACCACTTTGGTcctgcctcaaagtgtcacatttgacaaaaagagaatcgagcgaaaaatgaagactggttctgttcgatttctgccaggcatccgacttttttGTAAGCgggtataatttaattgttaacctgtttattgcacgcttcttgCTGCTACAGTCCGCTGCTGCATGACGTCATGACGGCGTCCAGAAATATGGCAGAATGTTtgtcagaaaaagtttttcgctgccagatttttgttagatttctgccggacgcgcctaagcgggatACGATTGTTATTTACCAAGGGGTGAGGTGTTTGACAAAACGGCATTACGTAGTGTTTGACCGAGACCTTATTTTTCAACTAACAAACACGAGCAACCGGATTTCGGGCagtttttccggttttcgagcagttgcaaattttttttttgaaaaatctggcatctctggcaATTATTGCttattattttttgtgaatttgTGATTCGTCTTTTGGTTGTGACCGAACAAAATCGTAAATTTTTACCTTGGTAAGTTCATTTAATCCGCattttataacatattaaaatctACCAAAAGTTCTGTTTAAAAAGATACTTAagtaattttctttttcgtaaTATGCAACATCGTGATTTGCATCAGAAATGGCCAGCGTTTgcattttgtcaatattttacgCAGTGCGAGTACCAAGTAGACTAAAATTTTATAACGTTCCAACCATTCTATAAACATAATTAGAAGTTTATGTTCACAAGAATTTCTATgataaaacaatgaaaaatgtaatagaatagaaaaaatacctttcaCTCGGAAAATCCCCTGCCAGTGAAATGCTAAGTGGAATGCATGGGTATGAGTAGGTGTAAGAAATTGTTTAAACAACCACTTCTGAGAAATCATGTTTGAACATAGTTGATATGATGAAATGAGCTTAGCCGAACTTAAAAAATTGTTCTTATATTGGAATTTGATTCTGTGGGCTGTCTCGtatattttgacgtagaactacgtcttaccgccgggtgtcaatccaaaatttggattcaacccaacgtcacgaaagaatgaaagattttgaccgCTAATatctctgccaattatgaatggatgttcatcgtttagataccgatcgactcaaaagatgtagcaattatgtgatttcaattccaacattctttttcaatcacttattagtaaaaattaccgaacaGTATCAAAGTCAAggtgtttactgtgatttcgattactttatgtttagaaaaaaaagcaacaaaacccccttgtcccaataggtcgaagttccagtttgatgtcctgaaagtaagcaattttgttaaagcataaaaccactccttcctttcaacctagtttatttttaaatattgaatctagtctaaattgatgtcctgaaggtgaaacgtcacagaaaagtgagcagcaggcctttccttttgccagattgtatccacattcgcgactaccaagttgctaatatttgtttgggttttgcgtgagaaaaaagtgaaggaagtatttttgcttttgttttcacgcaagttttgacaatgggtttccgtgtaagtgcgaacaggattaaaaatctctttagcttacgcagtcgcgaataggtagggtaaccaacgtattttggaccccatcagcagctgtacataatttggacacttccatttgattttgctgtaagtgtccaaattatgtacagctgctgatggggtccaaaataggttggttgccctactgcaagatttttttcggaaatgtCTTACAAGCAAACACAGCTGAaggaatatttgtgcatgtgaagtaacgcagcaat is part of the Sabethes cyaneus chromosome 2, idSabCyanKW18_F2, whole genome shotgun sequence genome and harbors:
- the LOC128736178 gene encoding uncharacterized protein LOC128736178, which codes for MEQLQKQLDPESYQKLSMNKITYESLMQLNDDDLIEMNIREKGPRKLIITFIEKNKVERNVNENAPDNLQQETIRSILAKEPKFQKTLTRQLDYEIVPDTKGLLHLNRILTNHFFEARILQERRYPSWQEKQKLAEQIIEAFPHLDQTRVNAQAPRESFFFWKNGGKGKGPHLGIIETRCSNMRKDVSPENRLFQRPKKSSIVIPEGIHERAVRLAIMTGNTQNAKIISDEMMHCFPLHQYLLQNKNENVTQEIITTFPHLLGYNGMMIQQAYERLHINYNKNADLEKFLSIGLLMDQGGWNNITDKCLRGALRIMKKLTNRGIKRFAEESTSMSLEEITAAPLVRWLKPDLETTPIQRVKMANLQNTALPHIACVAEKFQEGTLFLVVYGHIIECGSSSIQAIDAFFKAFDVLGAPVPVLLRKLYDFISVHLYKTLCSSGSTKVAELSLIFEEYEKD